The Paenibacillus sp. 481 DNA window GTTGACCATAAAATGAGCATTCTCGTTATATACTTCGAACTCGTAGCCTTGGCTTTTAATATATTCAATAATGGCCGGCATAGCTTCCATCGTCTGCTTGCGCTCATGTAGCAAAATAATTTCTACATCTTTCGTCAATCCAGACTTCACAATGTCTACAATCCGATTCGGGTCGTTTGGATATTTCCAATCAAACGAATCTAGCGTCCAGTCCCACAACGTAAAGCCGGCTGCTGCGATATCCGCTCTGAACTGCTCACCGATTTGTGGGGCACTGCCGTAAGGAGCACGAATATTAGTTGGCTTTACACCTGTTAGCTGATTCACAATTTCTTGCGCCTCTTTGAACTCGTTCACAAAGTTCGTAGAACCGCCGCTCTTATAGAGCTTGTTGTATTCATGTGTCATACTATGAAGCCCAGGATAGTGCCCTTCTTTGGCCATACGCTTAACAGCGTCGCTGTATGTATGCATATTTTGGCCGAGCATATAAAAAGTCGCCTTAATATCATGCTGCTTCAACATATCTAGCAACTCATTCGTAAATTTGCTAGGCCCGTCATCAAACGTCAAGTACGCAACTTTACGCTTCATCCCGTTGTATTCCTTCGGTGTCGCTTTTTCTTTAGCGGCCGATAAAAATACAGGCACTTCTGTAACCGCAACCTCACCGCTTTTTACTGCCTTATCGTCTGCAAACAACGCCGTACCTATCTTATACACACCAAAACATAATCCGATTATTAAGCCTAGCAATACTAAGCGGCCAATAAATTTTTTCGGATTCAATCTTCGACCGCCTCGACGACGGCTGCTGGCCGCCATCACACTTCGCTCTCGCATCTTGTAACCCTTCCTTCTAACGACTTATTTCGACACCTACTATAATATAAATCTATCAAAAGCGTATTACAGAAACGTTACAAGATCTAGGGAAATGTTAGGAATATAGAAACATTGTTGTTACTACATACGGATTATGGAGAGATGTGGCGGAATACGGCGAGATATGGACAAAAAAAAGAGACGGCAACAGCATGACGAGCATGCTCTTACCGTCTCTCTAATGCGCTATGAAACGACATGTTGCGGCTGACCGCGTAAAAAATGTTGAATATTGCTCGATGCGATTTCAAGCAAGCGGCTACGAGCCGCTTGTGAAGCCCATGCGATATGCGGCGTAATGATAAGCCGCTCGTGGCCCTCAGTTCCTGCTAACAGCGGATGATTCGTTGCTGGAGGCTCTTCGGACAGTACATCCAGCATAGCTCCAGCGATTGTCCCCTGCTCCAACGCAGCGAGCAACTGCTGCTCGTGGACAAGCGCACCGCGTGCTGTATTAATGAGCAGCGCACTTCGTTTCATTTGCTGCAAAAAGCGCTCGTTAACCATATGACGCGTGTCATCGTTTAACGGGCAGTGCAGCGAAATGACGTCGGCTTGCTGCAATAACTCTGCCTGCGAGACAAAGCTAACATGAGGATGGTCGACTTGACCGCGATTGCTGCGGCTCGATACGAGTACCTTCATGCCAAATGCTTGCGCCAGTCTAGCAACCTGCTGGCCGATGAGACCGAAGCCAATAATGCCGAACGTCAAGCCTGCGAGCTCTGTCTGGCTCGTGAGCCAGAAGCTGAAGTCCGCTTGACGGGACCATTCTCCCGCCTTCACCGCATCGTCGTGCCGCTCGATGCGATGGCACCAAGCAAGCAGCAAGGCAAATACGAATTGCGCCACTCCTTCCGTGCCGTATGAAGGTACATTCGTCACGGTAATATGCCGCTCTCTTGCAGCCGCTACGTCTACGACGTCATACCCCGTCGCCAAGACGCCGATATAACGTAAGTCTGGCAATTGTGACATCGTTTCAGCCGTTAAGCGCGTCTTGTTCGTCAGCACAATCGCCGCGCCCTGTGCCCGATCTATGACATCTGCTGGTGCTGATCTGTCATACACTTGCAGTTGTATGTGATCAGCTTGGTAACCTGCGGCTTGCACCGCTGTATTAACGGTATCCCAACTTAAATCTCCCGGATTAAGCATTAAACCATCAAGAACAACGATGCGTATCATCTCAAGCTTCCCCTGCCCTCTCAGCGATTTACGATGCAACATCTATACGTATTTTGCGCTTATGTGATCAACTTAAGCCTATACCTTCAAGCCCGCTACTGCTCGATTGCTATATACTTCTGATTGATAGCTCGATGATGCCACACTACAGCTAGATACTTCTGTTTAGTTGCTAGATACCGCCACACTGTAGCTAGGTTCAACTAACTGTTCCATTGCTCGATGATGCTCCATTATAGCTAGATACTACTACTGATCGATTGCTATATACTTCTGTTCAGTTGCTAGACGCTACTGCCCGATTACGAAGATGTCTCTCACTACTCCTGCTGCTTCGCCATAGCCGCCTTCAGCAACTCACCCAAGTTAGATCCGATCGGCTCCTGCTTCTCAAATTGCTTCACTAACTTGCGCTCCTCATGCTTGCGCAACTTCCCGCCGCCCTCTTCGAGCTTCTGCGTGATGTTACACGGCAAGCACTGAAAGAACTTGCCTGCCTTGCCGTCTTTCAGCTCCATCCGCTTATGGCAAGTTGGGCAACGACGGTTAGACAACGTTTTTTCCCCGGAACGTTTGTACTCACACGACTTGTTCGAGCAGACGAGCATCTTGCCGCGCTTCGTCTTTCGCTCCATAAGCCGTGCGCTGCATTCCGGACAATGGCTATGCGTCAAATTGTGTGGCTTATATTCCGCCTCACTCGTCTTCACCTCTCGTACGAGTTGCTCTGACATGCGACGAATATGACTCATAAAAGAAGCAGAACGAGCTTCTCCACGCGCAATTCGTTCCAACTCACTCTCCCATGAAGCCGTAAGCTCTGGCGAACGAAGCTGCTCGGAAACAAGGTTAATAAGCTGCGTCCCTTTGCCTGTCGGCTGCAAATGAGAACCTTGACGCTCGATCGTATCTGAAGCAACTAGCTTCTCGATAATATCAGCACGCGTCGCTGGCGTGCCTAAGCCATGCTTCTCCATTTGCGTCAGCAGCCCCGCTTCTGTATACCTTGCGGGCGGCTTCGTACGGTCACGGCGTGTAAACAGACGCTTAACAGACAGCTTATCCCCTTTCGTCAGGCTCGGCAGACGCTGATCCTGATTCCAAGCGGCACGCGCATCTTCTTGAGTCCGCGCTTGTGTGGCGCTTCCCTCATCGTCCTCCACGTCGTTCCAATCACCGCCGTACGCTTCGCGCCAGCCAGCCTCTAGCATCGTTCTGCCTTTGGCGTGCAGCTTCTCACCTGCAACCTCAAGTGTCACCGTTACTTGCTCGTAACGAGCAGGCTTCAAGAAGAGCGCGATAAATCGACGCGCGATGAGGTCATATAGCTTGCGCTCATCCGCAGAAAGCGCATGTAAACGCAGCGGCTCATCCGTAGGAATGATCGCGTGGTGATCAGTCACTTTGCTGTCGTCCACGATGCGCTTCGTCGTCGTTAGCTGATTACGCAGTAGCGGCCTGACGAGCGACGCATAGGGACCAACCGCCATCGCATCCAGCCGCTCTTTCAGCGTGCCGACCATGTCCGAGGACAAGTAACGGCTGTCGGTGCGCGGATAGGTTACGATTTTGTGCTGCTCGTATAACTTCTGCAGCACATTGGAAGTCTGCTTCGCTGAGAATCCGAAGCGACGGTTCGCATCACGCTGCAACTCGGTTAAGTCGTATGCCAGCGGATGCGGTTCCGCTTTCGTCGTCTTGTTCAGCTCGACGACAGTAGCCGCTTGGCCCTGCATACGCAGTACGCGTTGCTCTGCCACATTCAAATCAAATAGGCGCGCATCGCCATTGGCCCCGCGCCACACAGCCTCAAAGCCAGCGAACTCGGCATGCACCGTATCGTATTCTTGCGAGCGGAACTCGCGAATGTCGTGCTCACGAGTAATCAATGTCGCGAGCGTCGGTGTCTGAACGCGCCCCGCGGACAAAGGCGTCTCGAACTTGCACGTCAATGCACGTGTCACGTTCAATCCAATGAGCCAGTCCGCCTCTGCACGACAGCGAGCCGACTCGTACAAACGGTCAAACTGATTGCCAGGCTTCAATTGACGG harbors:
- a CDS encoding polysaccharide deacetylase family protein, yielding MRERSVMAASSRRRGGRRLNPKKFIGRLVLLGLIIGLCFGVYKIGTALFADDKAVKSGEVAVTEVPVFLSAAKEKATPKEYNGMKRKVAYLTFDDGPSKFTNELLDMLKQHDIKATFYMLGQNMHTYSDAVKRMAKEGHYPGLHSMTHEYNKLYKSGGSTNFVNEFKEAQEIVNQLTGVKPTNIRAPYGSAPQIGEQFRADIAAAGFTLWDWTLDSFDWKYPNDPNRIVDIVKSGLTKDVEIILLHERKQTMEAMPAIIEYIKSQGYEFEVYNENAHFMVNFHDDKKL
- a CDS encoding D-2-hydroxyacid dehydrogenase, which codes for MRIVVLDGLMLNPGDLSWDTVNTAVQAAGYQADHIQLQVYDRSAPADVIDRAQGAAIVLTNKTRLTAETMSQLPDLRYIGVLATGYDVVDVAAARERHITVTNVPSYGTEGVAQFVFALLLAWCHRIERHDDAVKAGEWSRQADFSFWLTSQTELAGLTFGIIGFGLIGQQVARLAQAFGMKVLVSSRSNRGQVDHPHVSFVSQAELLQQADVISLHCPLNDDTRHMVNERFLQQMKRSALLINTARGALVHEQQLLAALEQGTIAGAMLDVLSEEPPATNHPLLAGTEGHERLIITPHIAWASQAARSRLLEIASSNIQHFLRGQPQHVVS
- a CDS encoding DNA topoisomerase III, whose amino-acid sequence is MKALVLAEKPSVAREIARVLDCRSTHKHYMEGPNYIVTWALGHLVGLAEPEDYDRKFQTWRLEDLPIVPEQMRLKVLKESAHQFKAVQQLCKRTDIKELIVATDAAREGELLARWIMQMVKWNKPFRRLWISSQTDKAIKEGFRQLKPGNQFDRLYESARCRAEADWLIGLNVTRALTCKFETPLSAGRVQTPTLATLITREHDIREFRSQEYDTVHAEFAGFEAVWRGANGDARLFDLNVAEQRVLRMQGQAATVVELNKTTKAEPHPLAYDLTELQRDANRRFGFSAKQTSNVLQKLYEQHKIVTYPRTDSRYLSSDMVGTLKERLDAMAVGPYASLVRPLLRNQLTTTKRIVDDSKVTDHHAIIPTDEPLRLHALSADERKLYDLIARRFIALFLKPARYEQVTVTLEVAGEKLHAKGRTMLEAGWREAYGGDWNDVEDDEGSATQARTQEDARAAWNQDQRLPSLTKGDKLSVKRLFTRRDRTKPPARYTEAGLLTQMEKHGLGTPATRADIIEKLVASDTIERQGSHLQPTGKGTQLINLVSEQLRSPELTASWESELERIARGEARSASFMSHIRRMSEQLVREVKTSEAEYKPHNLTHSHCPECSARLMERKTKRGKMLVCSNKSCEYKRSGEKTLSNRRCPTCHKRMELKDGKAGKFFQCLPCNITQKLEEGGGKLRKHEERKLVKQFEKQEPIGSNLGELLKAAMAKQQE